Sequence from the Aspergillus nidulans FGSC A4 chromosome III genome:
TGGCGGCGACTGCTTGTATAGGACTTCAGCAGATCAGTCAGAGAAGCACAGGGAAGGAGCCGGGATGAGGGCGCTCTGATATAGCCAATGACAAGGTGAAGGAGACATACTACTACTTTGATCTGGACATGAAAACAGCAACAGTAGGTAAAGCAGATGCGGATAGAGGCAGCAGGTCTATTATTACTGAGATCAGACAAGTGTGGCTGAACGAGTATACTGGACACGACGAGAACAGCAATTGGAATGTGATGGTTCAGATGAGAACAAGGAAAACTAAGAACCAAATTGCTTGACAAAGAAttaaaagaagaaatcgatTAAACTGAGAGGCAGCGAGAGCAAAGCGAGTGCAAAAGGTGAGGCTTTGTCTGCAAGCGGCGTGTGGACGATCAGTGTgccagaaacagaagcaaTGATGAGATCGGTGGACGCCTTGATTTGCAAGTGGAATCCCTGCTGAGCTATAGCACGGAATACTGACGAGAGGAATGAGGCCAAGGAGTGTGCTGGACACAGACTCATGCCCCTATCCGAAAACAGGACTGCGAGAACCTTAAGCGGAATGTGGCTCCTATACTGGTCCTTCACTCCCATCGCTCCATCGTCCACTCCATCGCCCATCATTCCATCGCTCCATCCATTGCTCCATCCACTCCGCAGTCCATCCTCGATCTGTGCAGGGTGCTGGATGCAATTGACGCACCTTACCGTGATGCAGCCAGAATTCAGTGGGAGATTTTGAACTCTATTGAACTCTTTTGAACTCATTTGGACTTTTTGACCTCTGAAGCAAGAGGAATCGCGACCCGCGTCAAAAAAGCAATCATCTCTGTGCCTTCTGTGCCTTCTGTGCCTAACTGTGTTCCTGACAGGCCCATCCCAACCTGCCTCTGCCAGTTGCAGTGCCAGCCAGCGTACTTTGTCGCCTTACCAGCATCGTCGGTTTTGTGGTCGACTCTCGGCTCCTCCACAGCTCGGAACACGCCGACCGGCTTCGTTCCCGTCCCAATATCAGATACGCAGCCTTTTTACCATATTTACATATTTACCATACCTACGGCGTACGCATcgcctcctcattctgcTGGCCTTTTACTCAGTATCCCTGTCTGGCTTACTGCGTTTCAGCTGTCcagctgaaaaaaaaaaactttTGTCTGTGTAGGTTGGCTTGTGCTCGTTTCCTCAGCAATTGAGTCGAACTCTGGAAGTCTATAATTATACTTCGTAACCCTAGCGTAGACCCATTCCTGTCACCGACATTTCGGTTCAGCGAGAATGAATGAGAATTGCGGGCAACGCCTGGGGATCCGTGATATCATGATATCGCGTTACACTCCGTTTTCGAACAGATTTACCGACCGGAGCCCAGGATACTAGCCAACATTGCGTGGCGGTCGAATCCCCAATTGCAGTCTCCCAGAGTAAATGCTGCCAGCCAACCCACGCGCATTGGGGGTGGCCGTTTGTGGCGACTCGTTCTAGGGATGCCAGCCAGAGTCGATGTCCAATGGACGTGGCCACGCCGCCCCGGGATGCGGTCTCCAGTACAATTGGCAAGCAGATCGTGCAAGTCGCCGTCTACATGGCCGCTTGCTGCATCCTCCGCaatgatctgtataggctgGCTCCCGCTTCACGGGTCGATGGGGAGGTCATTCGAGGACGgcgtacggagtacggagtaaAAGCCCGTAAAAGCTTGGAAAATCATGTGGTTGGATCCTCCAAGACCAACACACGAATAAGGAGCGGCAGAGTGGTACAGAATATGGCCGTCTATCGCCTCACTTTTTACGGTCAAACTCGACTAAAAATCTCGCCCACCACATGCGAGGTCGCCTCATTCTCGTACCGGGCCGAGAGCGGTGCGATCTAACTGGAAACAAGTTGTTTACATCCAGTCACCACGAAACAGCGGTCTCGTGTTTCGAACCCGCTTTGTCTCCAGTCCCGTGCGATTCGTGTCGAAACAGCGGATGCCGCGTAGCACCGGTAGTGCTACCACTCTTATCGATCAGGACCTTGGATACTTATTGGTAAGCTCGTTAGGGCTGAGAGAGGATGGTGGGCATGGCCCGGCACGGCCCTATCTCAATAGGCGGCGCCTCGGGCGCAGCCTACTCGTAACGTACGAGTTTGTTTCAGAATGTGGAAGATACATAGGAAAGAGACAAGTCTCTTCGACCTTTTGAGATTCAGCGATTCTCAAAAGGAGCAGAATAGAACGAAGGTCAAGTGTTGAGTTCGAGGAAAGGCCCAGACGCCTCAGAAGGATCAAGGGACACCAACCAAACCATCATGTGATACATAGAGAATAAGCTTTGCCATATAGTTATAAGCCAGCTAATTAATTAGTTAACTAGTTAACTATAGCTTGACGCGTAATTTGGACATCTACTCTAGTGTACTCCCCCCTCTATCGGTCTCCCTGTTCCTCAGTCGTAATGGCTTTGTCCATGATGCTTTATTCTCGCTCTCTGGATGTCGATTCACTTGTGAGACTTGCAAACCCAGAATGTGACCTGTTCCAGAGTGCAGTCATCAATCCTGACTATATCACAGTGACTGACGATACCTAGCCTCCCTTACATCCCTCATTCTTGGTGTACTAGCTGACCTCTGAATGTTCAGTGGGAAAATAGCATATTTGCTCTGATAGAGAGAGACAAAGTCTCAAACAGAACCAGCTGCTTTACTTACCTATACGCTTCTTATATGGCACCCAAAACCTCGTCGACCGTGTCCTTTCAAGTATTTTTTGGTCTCAATAGAGTCTATAGCTTATCGAGGCCAGCATGCGGAAGTGTTTATCATTTGCAGCAGGGTCTCTGATTATTTCTAGATGCTGAATTGCTTCTGGATATCTTCCATTGCGAGTGGTCATCAATATGCAtgttttccttttcttggTGTATCGTGCATCGAGACCTCATATGGGACGGCTCTGTGGCTCTGTGGCTCTGTGGAGTGTCTTTTGCTGCCTGGATGATGCATGAAATGCGCATCAGGCATTCTGCTctgagcttcagcagcaatcTTGCTTCTACTCTTCAGGCCAGCATGTGCAGGAGCGGATGTCTCTCGGTTGGGAATCCAGCCCCTGCCAGACGGCCTCCCGCTTCCTCTAGCTGGCCCAGACGGCATTTGTCCCCTTGTTGAACTGGGAGAGTCGCTATTTTCTGGCCTTTCCAAGCAGAAGACTCTGTCTGCGATAATGGTCTGATCAGTTGGTTCTTGCTTGGACGGTTTCTAGTCAGCACTAACAACAGTTTGAACAGTCTGATCAAATGGCGGCCCCGGCTGCTCTTCTACGATAGGAATCACCACCAGGAACGGTCTATTCCATTTGATGGCAATCCCACTCGCGTAGTCGCAATTCCATATACTTGGGCCAAATTGGACATGTCCTTTATGTCGACCAACCCGTCGGAACGGGATTTTTGGCCGCGAGCGAGCGCTACCCGGCTGTTGACATCGTTGTTGTAACTTCGCTTATGCAGCTGGATCCAACCCTTCTTCGCATACTTCCTGTATCCCCAGTCAAAGCAGGTCGATTTGATTGGAGAGCCTTGGCAGGCATATACATACCGTTTGCCTTGACCATCTTCGACAACCAGGACTCATTTCCATCGATCTCCGGTCCATTACCATTTGTGATGGCTCGATTGGCAATTGAGCTGCTATGGCGTCGGTCACATTTGCCAGATTCTGCAGTTGCAGTGTTAATTGTTGATGTTCCTGATAATATTATGACCGATTTCAGTTGCAAGCGGAGCATGCGGCTTCATTGATTCCTGAAACAAGCAGCTCGACTCCCTCCAGAGGGCGCCATTTATATTCCTGGGAATGGGAACGCGAAACCTTCAAGCGCCGGCGCAGTCTTAAGTGCCATATTCAGTGGAATCTTTACCATTCATCCAGTTACAGCCGAAGGTGTTCAACATCCATCTACTCATCCTGCT
This genomic interval carries:
- a CDS encoding uncharacterized protein (transcript_id=CADANIAT00006017), translated to MRRRCVRRCVSDIGTGTKPVGVFRAVEEPRVDHKTDDAGKATKYAGWHCNWQRQVGMGLSGTQLGTEGTEGTEMIAFLTRVAIPLASEVKKSK
- a CDS encoding uncharacterized protein (transcript_id=CADANIAT00006018): MCMQSRLRTSGLVRYTALGGPFPASGNLQVLWGFFPSLSPLRSCVPLLLSPRECETEGAGAALSEQKGQVIESGKCDRRHSSSIANRAITNGSPIKSTCFDWGYRKYAKKGWIQLHKRSYNNDVNSRVALARGQKSRSDGLVDIKDMSNLAQQEPTDQTIIADRVFCLERPENSDSPSSTRGQMPSGPARGSGRPSGRGWIPNRETSAPAHAGLKSRSKIAAEAQSRMPDAHFMHHPGSKRHSTEPQSHRAVPYEVSMHDTPRKGKHAY